One genomic segment of Lytechinus pictus isolate F3 Inbred chromosome 18, Lp3.0, whole genome shotgun sequence includes these proteins:
- the LOC135157465 gene encoding DNA damage-inducible transcript 4 protein-like isoform X2, with amino-acid sequence MISVTTVNPCQFHDGCGLDHCGNHEDSDQDTKMAQFVSHLIFHTLRKAKDKHFNGKLLIPSNLPDHVARDILLMAREEPCGVRGCSLDIVYENGELCRRFGRIAVDPDTVTTFEITVVLGRDSPKWFLSKMQSVLRNSAEQIVLKSSYKLVKNKLYRRNGSICIKEGS; translated from the exons ATGATCTCTGTGACCACTGTTAATCCATGTCAGTTTCATG ATGGTTGTGGTCTTGATCATTGTGGGAATCACGAGGACAGTGACCAGGACACCAAGATGGCTCAGTTTGTCTCACACCTTATCTTCCACACACTAAGGAAAGCCAAGGACAAGCACTTCAACGGCAAACTACTTATCCCTAGCAATCTACCCGACCACGTCGCACGTGACATCCTCCTCATGGCACGAGAAGAACCCTGTGGTGTTCGTGGATGCTCATTGGACATTGTCTACGAAAATGGCGAATTGTGCAGAAGGTTTGGAAGGATCGCAGTTGACCCCGACACGGTAACAACTTTTGAAATCACAGTTGTGTTGGGGAGAGACTCACCGAAATGGTTCCTCTCGAAAATGCAATCAGTTTTAAGGAACTCTGCGGAACAGATCGTCTTGAAATCTAGTTACAAGCTTGTGAAGAATAAACTCTACAGAAGGAATGGCAGCATATGCATCAAAGAAGGATCATAA
- the LOC135157465 gene encoding DNA damage-inducible transcript 4 protein-like isoform X1: MLDIQDFPRLHLSRNIIESVRNNINVIDGCGLDHCGNHEDSDQDTKMAQFVSHLIFHTLRKAKDKHFNGKLLIPSNLPDHVARDILLMAREEPCGVRGCSLDIVYENGELCRRFGRIAVDPDTVTTFEITVVLGRDSPKWFLSKMQSVLRNSAEQIVLKSSYKLVKNKLYRRNGSICIKEGS, from the exons ATGTTGGATATTCAGGACTTCCCGAGGCtacatctatctagaaatatcaTTGAAAGTGTTCGGAACAACATAAATGTCATAG ATGGTTGTGGTCTTGATCATTGTGGGAATCACGAGGACAGTGACCAGGACACCAAGATGGCTCAGTTTGTCTCACACCTTATCTTCCACACACTAAGGAAAGCCAAGGACAAGCACTTCAACGGCAAACTACTTATCCCTAGCAATCTACCCGACCACGTCGCACGTGACATCCTCCTCATGGCACGAGAAGAACCCTGTGGTGTTCGTGGATGCTCATTGGACATTGTCTACGAAAATGGCGAATTGTGCAGAAGGTTTGGAAGGATCGCAGTTGACCCCGACACGGTAACAACTTTTGAAATCACAGTTGTGTTGGGGAGAGACTCACCGAAATGGTTCCTCTCGAAAATGCAATCAGTTTTAAGGAACTCTGCGGAACAGATCGTCTTGAAATCTAGTTACAAGCTTGTGAAGAATAAACTCTACAGAAGGAATGGCAGCATATGCATCAAAGAAGGATCATAA